In one Curtobacterium citreum genomic region, the following are encoded:
- a CDS encoding magnesium and cobalt transport protein CorA, translated as MALIDNAVYVAGRRVGSPSTLSPDTRGDLAWIGLLRPDDAELAAVASEFDLHENAVEDARKGHQRAKLERYGDTLFLVLRPAWHRTDTNEVEFGEVHLFVGDRFVISVRHAAKPDLAALRCRVEADPEFLAKGSEAVTAAVLDEVVDGYAPVVEVLQDQVDAIEDQLFAGQVDPGVSKRIYQLLSEVLAFQRATTPVPAMVQGLLRGADKYGVDDEVQHRLRNVLDHALRVTERVDSFRALLENALTLHATLVSQEQNEAMRRMTSASLAQGEESRQLARAAHKQGEEVKKISSWAAILFAPGLIAGVYGMNFDHMPELHWRYGYPAAIVAMLALAGILWVVFRKRNWL; from the coding sequence ATGGCACTCATCGACAACGCCGTCTACGTCGCTGGACGTCGCGTCGGCAGTCCGTCGACCCTGTCGCCCGACACCCGGGGCGACCTCGCCTGGATCGGACTGCTCCGTCCGGACGATGCCGAGCTCGCCGCCGTCGCGAGTGAGTTCGACCTGCACGAGAACGCCGTCGAGGACGCCCGGAAGGGCCACCAGCGCGCCAAGCTCGAGCGGTACGGCGACACGCTCTTCCTGGTGCTCCGACCGGCCTGGCACCGCACCGACACGAACGAGGTCGAGTTCGGGGAGGTGCATCTGTTCGTCGGCGACCGCTTCGTGATCAGCGTCCGGCATGCGGCGAAGCCCGACCTGGCGGCCCTGCGCTGCCGCGTCGAGGCCGACCCGGAGTTCCTGGCGAAGGGCTCCGAGGCCGTCACCGCGGCGGTGCTCGACGAGGTCGTCGACGGCTACGCGCCGGTCGTCGAGGTCCTGCAGGACCAGGTCGACGCCATCGAGGACCAGCTGTTCGCCGGCCAGGTCGACCCGGGTGTCTCGAAGCGGATCTACCAGCTGCTCAGCGAGGTCCTCGCCTTCCAGCGCGCCACGACCCCGGTGCCCGCGATGGTCCAGGGGCTCCTGCGCGGCGCGGACAAGTACGGCGTCGACGACGAGGTGCAGCACCGCCTGCGGAACGTGCTCGACCACGCGCTGCGCGTCACGGAGCGCGTGGACTCGTTCCGGGCCCTCCTCGAGAACGCACTGACGCTGCACGCGACCCTCGTCAGCCAGGAGCAGAACGAGGCCATGCGCCGGATGACGAGCGCGAGCCTGGCGCAGGGCGAGGAGAGCCGGCAGCTCGCCCGCGCCGCGCACAAGCAGGGCGAGGAGGTCAAGAAGATCTCGTCGTGGGCGGCCATCCTGTTCGCCCCCGGGCTGATCGCCGGCGTCTACGGCATGAACTTCGACCACATGCCCGAGCTGCACTGGCGCTACGGCTACCCCGCCGCCATCGTCGCGATGCTCGCGCTCGCCGGCATCCTGTGGGTGGTGTTCCGGAAGCGGAACTGGCTCTGA
- a CDS encoding glycerol-3-phosphate responsive antiterminator, giving the protein MTTAHTPTSAAVLFDLLADDPVVASVKDPGSLDAVLASDRGVVFLLYGSVLDVADTVERCKATGKTVLVDVDLLDGFAAREVVVTWLAANTRADGVLSTKANLVRAAKRAGLVAVHRFFLVDSFSYHQLARVVAQSQPDAVEILPGCVPRVLTWLRDDVDVPIVAGGLVCDKADVVAALGAGAVAVASSNRDVWGM; this is encoded by the coding sequence ATGACGACCGCCCACACGCCGACGAGCGCCGCGGTGCTGTTCGACCTGCTCGCCGACGACCCGGTGGTCGCGAGTGTCAAGGACCCGGGCTCGCTCGACGCCGTGCTCGCGTCGGACCGCGGCGTCGTCTTCCTGCTCTACGGCAGCGTGCTCGACGTCGCCGACACCGTCGAGCGCTGCAAGGCCACCGGCAAGACCGTGCTCGTCGACGTGGACCTGCTCGACGGGTTCGCCGCCAGGGAGGTCGTGGTCACCTGGCTCGCGGCGAACACCCGCGCCGACGGGGTGCTGTCGACGAAGGCGAACCTGGTGCGGGCGGCGAAGCGGGCCGGGCTGGTCGCCGTGCACCGGTTCTTCCTCGTCGACTCGTTCTCGTACCACCAGCTCGCCCGGGTCGTGGCGCAGTCGCAGCCGGACGCGGTGGAGATCCTGCCGGGGTGCGTGCCCCGCGTGCTCACCTGGTTGCGCGACGACGTCGACGTGCCGATCGTCGCCGGCGGTCTCGTGTGCGACAAGGCCGACGTGGTCGCGGCCCTCGGTGCCGGTGCCGTCGCGGTCGCCTCGTCGAACCGGGACGTCTGGGGCATGTGA
- the idi gene encoding isopentenyl-diphosphate Delta-isomerase has protein sequence MNTFPETVVLLAEDRTPVGTADKFAVHTTDTPLHLAFSCHVRNTDGDVLVTRRALSKKTWPGVWTNTFCGHPGPDEAFEDAVARRASRELGITVRDVELVLPDFRYRAVDASGIVENEVCPVFRAVTDDVPAPADDEVAEWAWVSEDALRESVAGAPFAWSPWLGWQLTELERQGLRVTR, from the coding sequence ATGAACACTTTCCCGGAAACCGTCGTCCTGCTGGCCGAGGACCGTACCCCGGTCGGCACGGCGGACAAGTTCGCGGTGCACACGACCGACACTCCCCTCCACCTGGCGTTCTCGTGCCACGTGCGGAACACCGACGGCGACGTCCTCGTCACCCGTCGTGCGCTCTCGAAGAAGACCTGGCCCGGGGTGTGGACCAACACGTTCTGCGGCCACCCCGGCCCGGACGAGGCGTTCGAGGACGCCGTCGCCCGTCGAGCGTCGCGCGAGCTGGGCATCACCGTCCGCGACGTCGAGCTCGTGCTGCCCGACTTCCGGTACCGCGCGGTGGACGCCTCGGGCATCGTCGAGAACGAGGTCTGCCCGGTGTTCCGCGCCGTGACCGACGACGTCCCGGCGCCCGCGGACGACGAGGTCGCCGAGTGGGCATGGGTCTCCGAGGACGCGCTCCGGGAGTCCGTCGCCGGAGCACCCTTCGCGTGGAGCCCGTGGCTCGGCTGGCAGTTGACGGAGCTCGAGCGACAGGGGCTGCGCGTCACGCGCTGA
- a CDS encoding polyprenyl synthetase family protein, which translates to MSEEAATVAQIDLGLVDDCIERFFTVSSARARRFGRPSEELWRVLRKASMGGKRFRPRMVLTAYGFLGGTDHHAAANVAAAYELLHTALVVHDDVIDRDWSRRGEPNVAGSFRDTGTTGGLALPTAEHRGVSAAVIAGDLALVAAARFIEASGVTGERRSRLLEILDDAVFASAAGEMTDVDLAHGVMPSVDEVLAMERAKTSVYSFEAPLQSGAVLAGAPEFVVEALGAFGREIGIAYQIVDDLLGVYGDEAATGKSVLGDLREGKRTMLVAYAATTDCWDDIAPYLGDPDLTEERAAELRATLETCGARSAAESRIAEHAALARAELAALPYDLADRLEGLVTELLERVR; encoded by the coding sequence ATGAGCGAGGAAGCGGCCACCGTGGCGCAGATCGACCTGGGGTTGGTCGACGACTGCATCGAACGCTTCTTCACCGTGTCCTCGGCCCGGGCCCGTCGCTTCGGCCGCCCGTCGGAGGAACTCTGGCGCGTGCTCCGCAAGGCGAGCATGGGCGGCAAGCGCTTCCGTCCCCGCATGGTCCTCACCGCCTACGGCTTCCTCGGCGGCACCGACCACCACGCGGCCGCGAACGTCGCCGCCGCCTACGAGCTCCTGCACACCGCCCTGGTCGTGCACGACGACGTCATCGATCGCGACTGGTCCCGCCGCGGTGAGCCGAACGTCGCCGGGTCGTTCCGCGACACCGGCACGACGGGCGGCCTCGCACTGCCGACCGCCGAGCACCGTGGCGTGAGCGCGGCCGTCATCGCCGGTGACCTGGCGCTGGTCGCCGCGGCCCGGTTCATCGAGGCCTCGGGCGTCACCGGCGAGCGACGCTCCCGGCTGCTCGAGATCCTCGACGACGCGGTCTTCGCGAGCGCGGCCGGCGAGATGACCGACGTCGACCTGGCGCACGGCGTGATGCCCTCGGTGGACGAGGTCCTCGCGATGGAACGGGCGAAGACGAGCGTCTACTCGTTCGAGGCGCCGCTGCAGTCCGGCGCGGTCCTGGCCGGCGCTCCGGAGTTCGTGGTCGAGGCGCTCGGGGCCTTCGGCCGCGAGATCGGGATCGCCTACCAGATCGTGGACGACCTGCTCGGGGTGTACGGCGACGAGGCCGCGACCGGCAAGTCCGTCCTCGGCGACCTCCGCGAGGGCAAGCGCACCATGCTCGTCGCCTACGCGGCCACCACGGACTGCTGGGACGACATCGCGCCGTACCTCGGCGACCCCGACCTGACCGAGGAGCGTGCCGCCGAACTCCGTGCGACCCTGGAGACCTGCGGCGCCCGCTCGGCTGCCGAGTCCCGGATCGCCGAGCACGCCGCACTCGCCCGGGCCGAGCTCGCGGCGCTGCCGTACGACCTCGCCGACCGACTGGAGGGCCTCGTGACCGAACTGCTGGAGCGCGTGCGGTGA
- a CDS encoding phytoene/squalene synthase family protein — protein MTQTAPPRLPLYDATAEAASGVVIERYSTSFGLASRLLTKDTREHIRNVYALVRVADEVVDGPATEAGLDHDLARTVLDELEADTERAMALGFSVNPVVHAFARTARVTGFGPELTKPFFASMRMDLERTEHDQESFDRYVYGSAEVVGLMCLRAFVHRAGRPTFDDTVLVDGARALGAAFQKVNFLRDLHADFEVLGRSYFPGVDIRSFDETTKRRLVADVQADLDRAALTVPLLPADARKAVGLAHALFQELNDRIAATPADRLVTSRVRVPNPVKARLAAQVLAGRAPLASRAAHHRTGGSR, from the coding sequence GTGACCCAGACCGCACCCCCGCGTCTGCCCCTGTACGACGCGACGGCCGAGGCTGCGTCCGGGGTGGTCATCGAGCGCTACTCGACGTCCTTCGGACTCGCCAGCCGGCTGCTCACGAAGGACACCCGCGAGCACATCCGGAACGTCTACGCCCTGGTCCGCGTCGCCGACGAGGTCGTCGACGGTCCCGCGACCGAGGCCGGGCTCGACCACGACCTCGCCCGCACGGTCCTCGACGAGCTCGAGGCGGACACCGAGCGGGCGATGGCGCTCGGCTTCTCGGTGAACCCCGTCGTGCACGCCTTCGCCCGCACCGCCCGCGTCACCGGGTTCGGCCCGGAGCTCACGAAGCCGTTCTTCGCGTCGATGCGCATGGACCTCGAGCGGACCGAGCACGACCAGGAGTCCTTCGACCGCTACGTGTACGGCTCCGCCGAGGTCGTCGGGCTCATGTGCCTGCGTGCCTTCGTGCACCGCGCGGGCCGGCCGACGTTCGACGACACCGTGCTCGTGGACGGCGCGCGGGCCCTGGGCGCCGCGTTCCAGAAGGTCAACTTCCTCCGCGACCTGCACGCCGACTTCGAGGTCCTCGGCCGCTCGTACTTCCCGGGCGTCGACATCCGCTCGTTCGACGAGACGACGAAACGCCGCCTGGTCGCCGACGTGCAGGCCGACCTCGACCGTGCCGCGCTGACGGTGCCGCTGCTCCCCGCCGACGCGCGCAAGGCCGTCGGACTCGCGCACGCGCTGTTCCAGGAGCTCAACGACCGCATCGCGGCGACCCCGGCGGACCGGCTGGTCACCAGCCGGGTGCGCGTCCCGAACCCGGTCAAGGCCCGGCTCGCCGCGCAGGTGCTCGCCGGTCGCGCGCCGCTCGCGTCCCGGGCC